The Chitinophagales bacterium genome has a window encoding:
- a CDS encoding DEAD/DEAH box helicase → MVTFKDFSMREELTRAVSELGFENPTPIQEKVVPFLLSTPNDIIGLAQTGTGKTAAFGLPLLHNIDVAQKHVQALVLSPTRELCMQIETEFQKYGQYMRGLNTTAVYGGVSIGGQIRSLKSGTQVIVATPGRLIDLLERKAVSLDQVKYVVLDEADEMLNMGFREDIEFILSSATEREYTWLFSATMSNDVRKIAKRFMSEWKEFAVAAENSLNENIDHQYYVTNHHNRFETLRRLLDFTPGIYGIIFTRTKNDAQEVSEKLMKMGYHVSPLHGDMDQSMRTKVLERFKNKALQIVVATDVAARGIDVNDITHVINYELPDDPEVYTHRSGRTGRAGKSGICMSIVSPKQISNIRQIERLVKQRFNRSDIPDGAEVVRKRLFFHLEQIATAEPQKDFAEVYLNSIHERFADMDKDELIRRLIWLQLEDTMRAYHHAKDLNAGYDGGEKSARGNRDSVRLFMNMGEKDGISSSKKLLDLVVGATDIESNLIQRITVRELSSFFNVPGTAVDFIITALSQKKVNGRKIRIEEADQAQGGRSGGGAAYGGRSGGRSGGGFKGGNREKSGKGHRERSYSQRSDNKDFGKKRPSYKGHSKD, encoded by the coding sequence ATGGTAACATTCAAAGACTTCTCGATGAGAGAAGAATTGACTCGTGCCGTATCGGAATTAGGGTTTGAAAACCCTACGCCAATTCAGGAAAAGGTAGTGCCTTTCCTGCTTTCTACTCCAAACGACATTATTGGCCTTGCCCAGACGGGTACAGGCAAAACTGCCGCCTTCGGACTTCCGCTATTGCACAACATCGACGTTGCACAGAAACATGTGCAGGCATTAGTTCTCAGTCCTACACGTGAATTGTGTATGCAGATAGAGACGGAATTTCAGAAATACGGGCAGTATATGCGTGGCTTGAACACCACAGCAGTTTACGGCGGTGTGTCCATAGGTGGACAGATACGTAGCCTGAAATCCGGCACACAAGTGATCGTAGCTACTCCCGGCCGTCTAATCGACCTGCTGGAGCGCAAAGCTGTATCATTAGACCAGGTGAAATATGTAGTGCTCGATGAAGCGGACGAAATGCTGAACATGGGTTTCCGCGAGGATATCGAATTCATTTTATCTTCTGCCACTGAGCGTGAATACACCTGGCTGTTCTCAGCTACCATGTCAAACGACGTGCGTAAGATAGCCAAGCGTTTCATGAGTGAATGGAAGGAATTTGCCGTAGCAGCTGAAAACTCGCTCAACGAGAATATTGACCACCAATACTATGTAACGAATCATCACAACCGTTTCGAAACATTACGCAGGCTATTGGATTTTACTCCGGGTATATATGGCATCATCTTTACCCGCACTAAAAATGACGCCCAGGAAGTATCTGAGAAACTGATGAAGATGGGCTATCATGTAAGCCCGCTGCACGGAGATATGGACCAGAGTATGCGTACTAAAGTGCTGGAACGTTTTAAAAACAAGGCTTTGCAGATAGTTGTTGCTACAGATGTGGCAGCACGGGGTATTGACGTAAATGATATAACACACGTTATCAACTATGAGTTGCCCGACGACCCTGAGGTATATACGCACCGTAGCGGACGTACCGGCCGCGCCGGAAAATCAGGTATCTGTATGTCTATTGTTTCTCCGAAACAGATATCTAATATCCGCCAGATTGAACGACTGGTAAAACAGCGATTCAACCGCAGCGATATTCCTGATGGTGCTGAAGTAGTGCGCAAGCGCCTTTTCTTCCACCTGGAGCAGATAGCCACTGCTGAGCCACAGAAAGACTTTGCCGAAGTATATCTCAATTCTATTCATGAGCGCTTTGCAGATATGGATAAGGATGAGCTGATACGCAGGTTAATATGGTTGCAACTGGAAGATACCATGAGAGCTTATCACCATGCCAAAGATCTGAATGCAGGTTATGATGGTGGCGAAAAATCGGCAAGGGGCAATCGTGACAGTGTGCGATTGTTTATGAATATGGGTGAAAAAGACGGTATCTCATCCAGCAAGAAATTATTGGACCTGGTAGTTGGCGCTACAGATATAGAGTCCAACCTGATACAAAGAATAACGGTTAGAGAATTAAGCAGCTTTTTCAATGTTCCGGGTACTGCAGTTGATTTTATCATCACCGCACTCTCGCAGAAAAAAGTTAACGGCCGAAAGATACGTATCGAAGAAGCCGACCAGGCACAGGGCGGTCGCTCAGGTGGTGGCGCAGCATATGGTGGTCGTTCAGGCGGCAGGTCAGGTGGAGGATTTAAAGGTGGGAACAGAGAAAAAAGCGGGAAAGGACATAGAGAAAGAAGTTATTCACAAAGGTCTGACAATAAGGACTTTGGCAAAAAAAGACCGAGTTACAAAGGCCACAGCAAGGATTAA
- a CDS encoding IPExxxVDY family protein — MSSKLVLNMSGATEDFFSDTAMIGIGSAMPGYRFCWAINRDFDFDFVREPEYDVEYRPAKDHIHFFSLYQYEVPYSSCKHLLYQLRSEKKALLPEIKQLDYLWLICSPTANEEARMITENLRNLPEIQLAQIIPPDRLKNLNHLII, encoded by the coding sequence ATGTCTTCGAAACTGGTACTAAATATGAGTGGCGCTACCGAGGATTTTTTCTCGGATACAGCTATGATAGGTATTGGTAGTGCCATGCCCGGCTACAGGTTTTGCTGGGCTATAAACCGGGATTTTGATTTTGATTTTGTACGCGAACCGGAATATGATGTAGAGTACCGCCCCGCAAAAGATCATATCCACTTCTTCTCGCTCTATCAATATGAGGTACCGTACAGTAGCTGCAAACACCTGCTATACCAACTCAGGAGCGAAAAGAAAGCTTTGCTGCCTGAAATAAAACAGCTGGACTATCTTTGGCTGATATGCAGTCCTACAGCCAATGAGGAGGCACGTATGATCACTGAAAACCTACGTAACCTTCCTGAGATACAACTGGCACAGATCATTCCACCAGACCGCTTGAAAAACCTGAACCACCTGATTATATAG
- a CDS encoding septal ring lytic transglycosylase RlpA family protein: MRFIFIVLTVLFLAQFSFAQTTEADPEIVGRNITDEAVSKGVASYYHDKFVGRPTSTGEIFSNDKFTAASNTLSLNTYVKVTNLSNGKYLYVRINDRMSKNNKRLIDMASVCAKKLGYHNQGLAKVKVEIVSEDEGMQGILAQRQAAAAEAEQVNEM, from the coding sequence ATGAGATTCATATTTATTGTTTTAACCGTTTTATTCTTAGCGCAATTTTCGTTTGCTCAGACTACTGAAGCAGATCCGGAAATTGTGGGCAGGAATATTACTGACGAAGCCGTATCCAAAGGTGTGGCCAGCTACTACCACGATAAGTTCGTAGGCAGGCCAACGTCTACGGGCGAGATATTCAGTAATGATAAGTTTACGGCAGCCAGCAATACTTTGTCGCTCAATACATATGTTAAAGTAACCAACCTGAGCAATGGCAAATACCTTTATGTACGCATCAATGACCGTATGAGCAAGAATAATAAAAGGCTCATTGATATGGCGAGCGTATGTGCAAAAAAACTCGGCTATCATAACCAGGGACTTGCCAAAGTAAAGGTTGAAATTGTTTCGGAGGACGAAGGCATGCAGGGTATATTGGCACAACGACAAGCTGCTGCTGCCGAAGCTGAACAAGTAAACGAAATGTAA
- a CDS encoding 4a-hydroxytetrahydrobiopterin dehydratase, whose product MAWTEQNNELRKSFTFKDFSEAFAFMTRVALIAEKHEHHPNWSNVWNKVDIRLNTHEAGDIVTDKDRKLAEAIDKLF is encoded by the coding sequence ATGGCATGGACAGAACAAAATAACGAACTGAGAAAAAGTTTCACTTTTAAAGACTTCTCAGAAGCCTTTGCTTTTATGACAAGAGTAGCATTAATTGCCGAAAAGCATGAACACCACCCTAACTGGAGTAATGTATGGAACAAAGTGGACATACGCCTGAACACACACGAAGCCGGTGACATTGTTACAGATAAGGACCGAAAACTCGCAGAAGCGATAGACAAGCTATTCTAA
- a CDS encoding SET domain-containing protein-lysine N-methyltransferase, with amino-acid sequence MEILQGIFVQHTEDKGNGVFTNIPLAAGTTIEVSPVIVMTADERKLLDQTLLHDYIFEWKPDGKNLCCMAQGYISVYNHSTASNCEYFMDYSAETMMVKTISDVAAGEELTVNYNGDWDNEKPVWFDTK; translated from the coding sequence ATGGAAATACTACAAGGCATTTTTGTACAGCATACGGAAGACAAAGGCAATGGTGTGTTCACGAACATTCCACTTGCCGCAGGCACCACTATCGAGGTGTCGCCTGTGATAGTAATGACCGCTGATGAACGTAAGCTTCTGGACCAGACCCTGCTGCATGATTATATATTTGAGTGGAAACCTGATGGAAAAAACTTATGCTGCATGGCACAAGGTTATATATCCGTGTACAACCACTCCACTGCTTCCAACTGCGAATATTTTATGGATTATTCAGCTGAGACAATGATGGTAAAGACCATAAGTGATGTAGCAGCCGGCGAAGAACTGACCGTGAACTACAACGGCGATTGGGACAACGAAAAGCCTGTGTGGTTTGATACAAAATAG
- a CDS encoding anthranilate synthase component I family protein has product MSLQRNKAIYTIAEGQCAIIKTRMLNWSQRFSILVFLDSNNYRDPYSRFECLGGFGTGHVVTERDGMEGASAFHEEHKDWLFGHINYDYKNRLERGLKSRHEAVSGFDDICFFQPEIVCYITTDKAELVIETLTTDPDGVYREIMNTSAEIDETVPIVSFQQTTLREKYLQNIDSLRSHIKEGDCYEINYCNEYHAEGVTLQPLNVFSKLNGLSHAPFAAYYRNGSAYLMCASPERYIRKQGYELLSQPIKGTARRDKDPETDETIKQSLSNSIKDKAENVMITDLVRNDLARSCVPGSVKVKELFGIYSFPQVHQMISTVAGRMKEHALLMDGVRYSFPMGSMTGAPKIKVMQLVEQYEDKRRELYSGTIGYISPEGNYDFNVVIRSLFYNSATLYLSYQAGGAITYDSSAEGEWDEMRLKAWAMERIFNADS; this is encoded by the coding sequence TTGAGTTTGCAAAGAAATAAAGCAATATATACTATTGCCGAAGGGCAATGTGCTATTATTAAAACAAGAATGCTGAACTGGTCACAACGGTTCAGCATTCTTGTTTTTCTTGATAGCAATAACTATCGCGACCCATATAGTCGCTTTGAGTGCCTGGGCGGGTTTGGTACAGGCCATGTTGTTACTGAACGGGACGGAATGGAAGGAGCATCAGCTTTTCATGAAGAACATAAAGACTGGTTATTCGGCCATATAAACTACGATTATAAGAACAGGCTGGAGAGGGGACTGAAATCAAGGCATGAGGCTGTTAGTGGTTTCGATGATATTTGTTTTTTTCAGCCGGAGATAGTTTGTTACATCACTACGGATAAAGCGGAACTGGTAATTGAAACCTTAACCACAGATCCTGACGGTGTGTACCGTGAGATAATGAATACGTCGGCTGAAATTGATGAGACAGTACCAATTGTTAGTTTTCAGCAGACAACATTACGAGAAAAGTACCTGCAAAATATAGACAGTTTGCGTAGCCATATAAAAGAAGGCGACTGTTACGAGATAAACTATTGTAATGAATATCATGCAGAGGGGGTGACGTTGCAGCCACTTAATGTTTTTTCAAAACTGAATGGCCTGTCGCATGCGCCATTTGCTGCTTACTACAGGAATGGTAGTGCATACCTGATGTGTGCCAGCCCTGAGCGTTATATTCGTAAGCAGGGCTACGAGTTGCTGTCTCAACCCATAAAAGGTACAGCCCGCAGGGATAAAGACCCCGAAACTGATGAAACGATCAAACAGTCACTCAGCAACAGTATTAAGGATAAGGCCGAAAATGTAATGATAACCGACCTGGTACGGAATGACCTGGCACGTAGTTGCGTGCCGGGGTCAGTAAAGGTGAAAGAACTGTTCGGTATATATAGTTTCCCACAAGTACACCAGATGATATCTACCGTAGCTGGCAGGATGAAGGAGCACGCTCTATTGATGGATGGAGTACGGTACTCTTTCCCGATGGGCAGTATGACGGGTGCCCCCAAGATTAAGGTGATGCAATTGGTGGAGCAGTACGAGGATAAACGAAGAGAGCTTTATTCCGGCACAATAGGATATATCTCCCCGGAAGGTAATTATGATTTCAATGTAGTTATCCGTAGTTTATTCTACAATTCAGCCACACTGTATTTAAGCTACCAGGCCGGTGGCGCGATAACATACGATAGCAGCGCAGAAGGGGAGTGGGATGAAATGCGGCTGAAGGCATGGGCCATGGAACGTATATTTAATGCGGATAGCTGA
- a CDS encoding endonuclease/exonuclease/phosphatase family protein produces MFNENLLVATWNIRDFGSNKFGHGHRLPESYFYIGEILSAFDVIAVQEVSDDLTTFQKLMYIMGPDWDYLLTDVTEGAPGNGERMAFIYDTKRVSFKKIAGQIVLPKGSEVEDSQFARTPYLVAFQAGWFKFQLCTVHIYYGADTGNALKKRVGEIAAIAQFFGKRAKRKEENLILLGDFNIVSPTHQTMEALEQNGFIIPDHIKNKPVTTNMGKTKYYDQIAYMEKKGEVLFAANDNSSGAYNYYDKVFSDEQYEYFKPEILKIIMGKMSDLQTVLNNTTSATKQKSTQKAIDDLRSMAGDDKELRKYYEKKWRTFQMSDHLPMWVELKINFSNNYLNIVKAEAGD; encoded by the coding sequence ATATTCAATGAGAACTTGCTGGTAGCTACATGGAATATCAGGGATTTCGGCTCTAATAAATTCGGGCATGGGCATCGCTTGCCGGAGAGTTATTTTTATATAGGTGAGATATTATCTGCTTTTGATGTGATAGCGGTACAGGAGGTAAGTGATGATCTTACAACCTTTCAGAAGCTTATGTATATCATGGGCCCTGATTGGGACTACCTGCTGACAGACGTTACAGAAGGAGCTCCCGGGAATGGGGAACGTATGGCCTTCATATATGACACCAAGCGGGTGAGTTTTAAAAAAATAGCCGGGCAGATCGTTTTGCCCAAAGGCAGTGAAGTAGAAGATAGCCAATTTGCACGCACACCATACCTGGTAGCATTCCAGGCAGGGTGGTTCAAGTTTCAACTGTGCACAGTTCATATTTACTACGGGGCCGACACAGGTAATGCACTTAAGAAAAGGGTGGGAGAAATTGCAGCTATTGCACAATTTTTCGGTAAGAGAGCTAAGCGAAAGGAAGAGAACCTGATACTATTAGGTGACTTTAATATTGTAAGCCCGACGCACCAGACCATGGAAGCGCTGGAACAAAATGGATTTATTATCCCCGACCATATTAAGAATAAGCCGGTTACCACAAATATGGGTAAAACCAAGTATTATGACCAGATAGCCTATATGGAAAAGAAGGGCGAAGTCTTGTTTGCTGCCAATGATAATAGTTCAGGTGCTTATAACTATTATGATAAGGTTTTTTCGGACGAACAGTATGAGTACTTCAAGCCTGAAATATTGAAGATTATTATGGGTAAGATGTCTGATCTGCAAACGGTATTGAACAACACTACGTCTGCAACAAAACAAAAGTCAACGCAAAAAGCAATAGATGATCTCAGATCCATGGCCGGTGATGACAAAGAACTCAGGAAATATTACGAAAAAAAGTGGCGAACATTCCAGATGTCAGACCACTTGCCAATGTGGGTTGAACTAAAGATTAACTTCAGCAACAACTACCTGAATATTGTGAAAGCCGAAGCGGGGGATTAA
- a CDS encoding adenylosuccinate synthase, with the protein MVDVLLGLQWGDEGKGKIVDYLAANYDIIARFQGGPNAGHTLYIEGKKVVLHTIPSGVFQPHCLNLIGNGVVIDPVTLKKEIETIVALQPDLLSRLFISQRAHIITPTHRALDAASEAAKGKEKIGSTLKGIGPAYMDKTGRNGLRVGDLVNETTFNEKYRKLKDKHIELLGQYNHEVDITEWEEQFYEAVKFLRTLNIVNAEYWLDNHLKAGKKVLAEGAQGSMLDIDFGTYPFVTSSNTIAAGVCNGLGVAPSAVGEVFGITKAYCTRVGSGPFPTELEDETGENLRKAGNEFGATTGRPRRCGWIDLVALRYAVMLSGVTQLIVTKTDVLDNFNPLKAAVAYIADGTETKEMPYDLCNTKVEPVYHSFNGWEKPINDCTTYEETPKTFKEYCDFVEQYLGTKIAYISNGTGRDQLLKKLS; encoded by the coding sequence ATGGTAGACGTTTTGCTGGGTTTGCAGTGGGGTGATGAAGGCAAAGGAAAAATAGTAGATTACCTTGCTGCCAATTATGATATAATAGCGCGTTTTCAGGGTGGTCCTAATGCAGGCCACACGTTATACATAGAAGGTAAAAAGGTGGTGTTGCACACTATTCCTTCGGGGGTATTTCAACCACATTGCCTGAACCTTATAGGTAATGGTGTTGTCATAGACCCGGTTACACTAAAGAAGGAGATAGAAACAATAGTAGCGCTGCAACCTGACCTGTTGAGCAGGTTGTTCATCTCTCAGCGTGCACACATTATTACACCAACACATCGTGCGCTGGATGCGGCATCAGAAGCAGCAAAAGGTAAAGAGAAGATCGGCTCTACACTGAAAGGTATTGGCCCTGCATATATGGATAAAACAGGCAGGAACGGCCTGAGGGTAGGTGACCTGGTGAATGAAACAACATTTAACGAAAAATACAGGAAGCTTAAGGATAAACATATTGAACTGTTGGGACAATATAACCACGAGGTAGATATCACTGAGTGGGAGGAACAGTTTTATGAAGCAGTAAAATTTCTACGCACATTAAACATTGTGAATGCTGAATACTGGCTGGATAATCATCTGAAAGCAGGTAAAAAGGTGCTGGCAGAAGGTGCCCAGGGCAGTATGCTGGATATTGATTTCGGAACCTATCCTTTTGTTACTTCATCTAATACAATTGCTGCCGGTGTTTGTAATGGTTTAGGCGTGGCCCCCTCCGCAGTAGGCGAAGTATTTGGTATTACTAAAGCATACTGTACACGTGTTGGTAGCGGACCATTCCCTACAGAACTGGAAGATGAGACTGGTGAGAACCTGCGCAAAGCAGGTAATGAATTCGGTGCTACTACCGGCAGACCCAGGCGTTGTGGCTGGATAGATCTTGTAGCCTTGCGGTATGCAGTAATGCTGAGTGGTGTTACCCAACTGATAGTTACTAAAACGGATGTTCTGGACAACTTTAACCCCTTGAAGGCAGCTGTGGCGTATATAGCTGACGGTACTGAGACAAAAGAAATGCCTTATGACTTGTGTAATACAAAAGTTGAGCCGGTATACCATAGCTTTAATGGTTGGGAAAAGCCTATAAATGATTGTACTACATATGAAGAAACACCTAAGACCTTTAAGGAGTATTGTGATTTTGTAGAACAGTATTTAGGTACTAAAATTGCATATATATCAAACGGTACAGGGCGCGATCAACTATTGAAAAAACTTTCTTGA
- a CDS encoding MBOAT family protein codes for MLFNSFEFLLFFPAVAILFFLLPHKLRWLHLLMASFLFYMAFLPVYILILAVTIVVDYFAGIYIERSAGSKRKWILVASIVANVGFLCFFKYYDFIIGNLNTVIPFHIPVMDELWISSVIVQWNNYVNHLFNTSLGTDFPILQNIILPIGLSFHTFQAMSYTIEVYKGRQTAERHFGIYALYVMFFPQLVAGPIERPQNVIHQFHEKKYFNTENLITGARLIAWGLFKKVVIADRASLYVDIVYSDPSAYHWLNLLLASLFFTIQIYCDFSGYSDIAIGSARIMGYDLMTNFRRPYFATNIKEFWSKWHISLSTWFRDYLYIPLGGNRVKYSRYLLNIAIVFVVSGIWHGANWTFIVWGGLHAAYQVGYIVYERYADKKGWNRDTWLGNFLGWFVTFGAVVFAWIFFRAKDLNQAWLFIRNMMTFQTPAPFKMTLLAADERSGFGITSMLLIALFGTALLYVEKYYRSDLSELNNRPKMDLAFITLTVAATIVFGVFVRESFIYFQF; via the coding sequence ATGTTATTTAATTCGTTTGAATTCCTGCTGTTCTTTCCGGCAGTGGCCATACTGTTTTTTCTTTTGCCTCACAAATTGCGCTGGCTGCATTTGTTGATGGCAAGCTTCCTCTTTTACATGGCATTTTTGCCGGTATATATATTAATACTGGCAGTCACGATCGTGGTAGACTACTTCGCCGGTATCTATATAGAGCGTAGCGCTGGCAGTAAACGAAAGTGGATATTGGTAGCAAGCATTGTTGCTAACGTTGGTTTCTTATGTTTTTTCAAATATTATGATTTTATCATTGGCAACCTGAATACTGTAATTCCCTTCCACATACCTGTAATGGATGAATTATGGATATCCTCAGTTATCGTTCAGTGGAATAATTATGTCAACCATTTGTTCAATACATCTCTTGGAACAGATTTTCCGATCCTGCAGAATATTATTCTACCGATAGGCTTGTCATTCCACACTTTCCAGGCCATGAGTTATACTATAGAGGTATATAAAGGCAGGCAGACAGCTGAGCGCCACTTTGGTATTTATGCGTTGTATGTGATGTTTTTCCCACAATTGGTAGCGGGGCCAATTGAACGCCCGCAAAATGTTATTCACCAATTCCACGAGAAAAAATATTTTAATACTGAGAACCTGATAACCGGAGCCAGGCTTATTGCATGGGGGCTGTTTAAAAAGGTAGTGATTGCAGACAGAGCCTCATTGTATGTAGATATTGTGTATAGCGACCCATCTGCATACCATTGGTTAAATCTACTTTTGGCGTCACTGTTCTTTACTATACAGATCTATTGCGACTTTTCGGGTTACTCTGATATAGCTATAGGTTCTGCCCGTATTATGGGCTACGACCTGATGACCAATTTCAGACGCCCATACTTTGCAACAAACATCAAAGAGTTCTGGAGTAAGTGGCATATATCCTTGTCAACATGGTTTCGCGATTACCTGTATATACCTCTGGGCGGTAACAGGGTAAAATACAGTCGTTACCTCCTGAATATTGCTATTGTATTTGTAGTGTCAGGTATTTGGCATGGAGCTAACTGGACCTTTATAGTGTGGGGCGGGCTGCATGCAGCCTACCAGGTTGGGTATATCGTTTATGAGCGATATGCGGATAAAAAGGGCTGGAACAGGGATACCTGGCTGGGTAACTTCTTGGGGTGGTTTGTAACATTTGGTGCCGTAGTTTTTGCTTGGATATTCTTCAGGGCAAAAGATCTGAACCAGGCGTGGTTGTTTATCCGCAATATGATGACGTTTCAAACCCCGGCGCCATTTAAAATGACGTTACTGGCTGCTGATGAACGAAGTGGCTTTGGCATAACCAGTATGTTGCTGATAGCGTTGTTTGGTACGGCCTTGCTATATGTAGAAAAGTATTACAGGTCAGATCTGTCTGAGTTGAATAACAGGCCAAAAATGGACCTTGCATTTATAACGCTTACAGTGGCAGCTACTATAGTATTTGGCGTGTTTGTCAGAGAAAGCTTTATATACTTTCAATTTTAG
- a CDS encoding acyltransferase: MPDTEQSAKPELHLRYLDSVRGIAALMVVFYHFLNWDYKDKLYMKVASIVFNGADAVSFFFVLSGFVLSYKYVVLKHKLDVRKFYINRFFRLWPAFFIAVITNALYHQRHELDFHRFIELFIYNKYGFWQEAALIRPADHVYYLPGWTLTIELVMSFFIPFVVLMAHKDKRSVWWLAGFFFFIGTGMFCSGMFIGHFIFGALVATYYYSITNDSFERSWFFRKRYIVLTAGIILFSARHLEYIFGTNWFYDEVIFKFLGYEVSYLTGLGSFIILVYIVHSRKAQRLLEHSILTFFGRISYGIYLMHWLLVTAIFDHRARLSAYFPDEKIAFVCLLLICVGLTILLAYIVYRLVELPFIRLGKRITSRMRPMFVIEP, from the coding sequence ATGCCTGATACAGAGCAGTCCGCAAAACCCGAATTACATTTACGATACCTTGACTCCGTGAGGGGGATCGCTGCCCTGATGGTGGTATTTTACCATTTTCTTAATTGGGATTATAAGGATAAGCTCTACATGAAGGTGGCTTCTATCGTATTTAATGGGGCTGATGCAGTGTCTTTCTTTTTTGTACTGAGTGGTTTTGTGCTGTCTTACAAATACGTTGTACTGAAACATAAACTGGATGTACGCAAGTTTTATATCAACAGGTTCTTTCGATTATGGCCGGCTTTTTTTATTGCTGTTATTACCAATGCATTGTATCATCAGCGACATGAGCTTGACTTTCATAGATTCATTGAGTTGTTTATTTATAACAAATATGGCTTCTGGCAAGAGGCTGCACTTATCCGCCCCGCAGACCATGTATATTACTTACCTGGCTGGACGCTGACCATTGAACTGGTTATGTCGTTCTTTATACCATTTGTTGTGTTAATGGCGCATAAAGACAAACGATCTGTATGGTGGCTGGCCGGCTTTTTCTTTTTTATAGGTACAGGCATGTTTTGCAGCGGAATGTTTATCGGGCATTTTATTTTCGGCGCGCTGGTGGCTACCTATTATTATTCTATCACTAATGATTCATTCGAAAGATCATGGTTTTTCAGGAAAAGGTATATCGTATTAACAGCAGGCATTATACTTTTTTCTGCCAGGCACCTGGAGTATATTTTTGGCACCAATTGGTTCTATGATGAAGTGATATTTAAATTCTTAGGTTACGAGGTCTCTTATCTTACCGGGTTGGGTTCGTTTATCATACTGGTATACATAGTGCATAGCCGCAAGGCGCAAAGGTTGTTGGAGCACAGTATTCTTACGTTCTTCGGTAGGATATCGTATGGTATATACCTGATGCACTGGCTATTAGTGACGGCCATATTTGACCATAGGGCTCGGTTGTCGGCCTACTTCCCTGATGAGAAAATAGCATTTGTATGCCTTTTGTTAATTTGTGTAGGGCTTACCATACTGCTGGCCTATATTGTATATCGTTTGGTTGAGTTGCCATTTATACGCCTGGGTAAGAGAATAACGAGCAGAATGAGACCTATGTTTGTTATAGAGCCCTGA